Proteins found in one Podarcis muralis chromosome 5, rPodMur119.hap1.1, whole genome shotgun sequence genomic segment:
- the SPATA46 gene encoding spermatogenesis-associated protein 46, translating into MAPVFALKSLPDLTRPVHKSSLPDCLLAELQSGEPPQQNCTIYRPWYSPYSYFVCMDQDSQTDSCGFPGTLGSNSLEAPADTGPAGDMDIGSSSSGSLEKTYPQENSGGGSSRKTTDCITSQDILLASKWRPPHGCQCVACCRMFPTLHSLKAHIKRGAREGFSCQVYYHKLKALWGKERKWRPRNHPVGSHKMLK; encoded by the exons atggcaCCCGT CTTTGCCCTAAAGAGTTTACCTGACTTAACACGCCCTGTGCACAAAAGTAGCTTGCCAG ACTGCCTCCTCGCGGAACTGCAAAGCGGTGAGCCTCCGCAGCAGAACTGCACCATCTACCGCCCCTGGTATTCCCCCTACAGCTACTTTGTGTGCATGGACCAAGACAGCCAAACCGACTCCTGTGGCTTCCCAGGGACACTGGGAAGCAACAGCCTAGAAGCTCCAGCCGACACTGGGCCTGCCGGAGACATGGACATTGGCTCCTCTTCGTCCGGCTCCCTGGAGAAAACATATCCCCAAGAGAatagcggcggcggcagcagcaggaagaccaCGGACTGCATCACTTCCCAGGACATCCTCTTGGCTTCCAAGTGGCGGCCCCCGCATGGGTGCCAATGTGTGGCCTGCTGCCGAATGTTCCCGACTTTGCACTCGCTCAAGGCCCACATCAAACGTGGAGCCCGGGAGGGCTTCAGCTGCCAGGTCTATTACCACAAGCTCAAAGCCCTGTGGGGGAAGGAGCGCAAATGGCGCCCCAGAAATCACCCAGTGGGCAGCCACAAAATGCTCAAATAG